AACATGATTTCTAATGGGCTGCCTTGGAAGGGGAATGATAAGTTATTGATTAGGAATTCCTTAAACGAACACTTTTCAAATTATTTGCCATGGATAAAACTCTCGGCAGAAAAAAACCTGCAAGTCAGAACATTTCCAGAAGAAAAGGTCGGGATTTATGGAGAATCATTAATAGAGAATTTTACAAGTATATATGAGAAAAACACTTTTAAATTAGTCTCTACGAGTCATGTAATTTATAATGATGGATCTATAACTCCAATTGAGAAAATGGGAAACATTATTAAAAAAAGTAACAAAGATACACTGTTTTCCATTGATGGAGCTCAAAGTGTAGGTTCCTTGATTACCGACGTAAGGAAGATGAAATGCGACTTTTTGACTTTTCCTAGCTTTAAGTGGCTCTGCGGGCCCTTAGGGGTTGGAATACTCTATGTTAAAAAACAGGTAATGGAAGATTTGAGTCCCATGTTCATTGGATCAGGAACAGCAGAACTAGTATCATTGAAAAATAAAAACGCAAAGGTAGACAAAATCAAGAAATCAAGGGAATCTACCAAATATCACAAGTATCCAGAAAAGTATCAAGCTACTTTTAGGAACTTCCCCGGTTTGGCAGGACTTGAAGCATCATTGCGATATTTGCTAAGAATAGGAATAGACAATATTTTTCAACGAAATAAATTCCTTGCTTCAATATTGAGACAGGAATTAATGAAGATGAATGAACTGGTATTGCATGAGGCAGCCTCAGAAGACTTTAGATCATCGCTTGTCTCATTTTCCTTCAGAAAACAAAATAATGCTAGAATTCAAAAATTAAATGCAAGACTACAAAAAGAAGGTGTGATTTTGGCAGGGAGAGAGATAGGTACAAAAAAAATCTTGAGAGCATCCCCACATTTTTACAATTCAGAAGATGAAATGGTAAGGACAGGTAACACAATAAAATCATTGATAAAAGTTCTAGATTAGGGTAAGGATTAGAGTTAGATTAGTATTGATATAGCAAAAGCATCAGGTCAGATCTCTTTTTTTCTTAAATCCAAACAAATTAATTATTTGGAATGCCCTGTTAAAGGAACAGAAACCGTTTAGTATAGGATGTTGTTAAGCCAAATTAGTAAGAAATGTGCTGTAGAAAGACTTGGAATGTCTTCGGAATGACTGTGGGAGATTTTTTATTAATTCATGAAATTAATTTGAAATAATATTGAAATCACCATATTGAAGGGATCGTAATATCTTTATTGCCATGATATCCATGGCGATCGATGTGCACAGATTAAATTTGTCTTTTAAATGGTTGAATTAGTCAGGGGTATAGAAATTAGAAATTAAGTTATACTGCTGAGTTTCCTCCAGGAAGTTCAGTTCTATTGTATGATTATAGAATGGTAACAATAATATTTTGGAATTTCGTCCCTCTTAATCCTTTTTAGATCAGACATGTTCTATTTTTAGATAAGTAATATGGATATTTTCTCTTACTGGATTAATAAATCAGATTTACTAAATTATAAGATATACGAAAAAAACCAAAGGTAAAAAAATAAATAATTGCTATTTTAATATTGATACGAATTTTGTGTGTTCGGCACTACCTTGATATGACTTTCGTATCAAATTATTTATACGAACAAGAATTCATAAAAAAAGATTAGTTATTCAACGTGATTGTCCTTCAATAACTATCATCGTCAAGGTGGATCGAACTTTATCTATTTTCCGAATTTGCCAGGTAATAATTTCTCTTAATTTGTCCATGTTGTCAGATGATATTCGAACTATAATATCATAAACTCCAAACACTCCATTCACTTCAATTACTTCTGGAACCTGTTTAATTTTCTTAATAATCTCGCTCTCAGATCCTAGATCACAATTTAACAATACATAAGCAGTTGGCATACTTATCAGAAGGTGTATAAAGTATTAAATCTTTATTAGCAAATCATAATGGAGCCTAGGAGATATTTATGAAACATTCCTCGGGCTACTTTGTGTCGAAAGAAAAATTTTGATTGCAAATAATTAATATAACCATGCCAAAAAATAATGGTAAAGCGGGGGTCGCCTAGCCTGGTAGGGCGTGGGATTGCTAATCCCATGTTCGCAAGAACTCGTGGGTTCGAATCCCACTCCCCGCGCTTATCTTGGGTATTTGTACGACAATTTTAAAAGTAATGACAATACAAATGACTTTAGAACGACACATTTGGCGCACGAAACTATTCTCGGTTTTGAGGAAGAGGATAAAAATAGAACAATATCTGAAAAAATATACTCCATAACAAAGTCCTGTTCAAAACCGTACTTTAACAAGATTTTGATTGAATTATATAATCATAACACCGAGAATGCAAATACTGTTTGTGATTATCTAATTTCAGAAGAAACGGAAATCAATATAAAAAATTCTACAAAGGAAGGAAGAATCAAAATCCTTGTCTGGCTTTCGGTATTCCATGAGAACAAGAAATTGTTTTCTAAAATGAGTAAACAAGATATTCTCTCATTTCTAAATAATTTGAGAAGACCTGTTTCTGAGGATCCAACTCAAAGATGGGTAGGGTCATACAATGGTAGACAAATTATTCTAAATAAATTTTTTAGGTGGCTGTATAATCCTCAAGAACCAAACCAATCTCAAAGGATCACGCCAGAATGCATGATAGGTATTAAACAGTTGCCGCGAAAGGAAAAAACTCCCTACTCCCCTTCAGACTTATGGGAACCTCTAGAACATACTATTTTTTTAAGATATTGTCCAAATGTTAGGGATCGGTGCTATCACGCACTAGCTAATGATATGTCGGCCAGACCTCATGAAATCTTGAACCTAAAAATTAAGGATATAATTTTCAAAAAGACCAAGGACAATAAACAGTATGCTGAAGTCCTAATCAAGGGAGGAAAAACCAAGTCACGGACTGTACCTCTCATTGATTCAATTCCCTATGTAAAGGAATTGATCAACTTGCATCCTACAGGGTCAAATCCTGATTCCTGGTTGTTCGTATCAAAACCCAATACAGCATTTGGATCTAAACTTACTCTCGATGGGCTGACTTATCAGTACAAATATTTCTATAAAATAAGGTTTTTTCCCAGACTCTTGGAAGATCAAACAGTTCCTGAAGCTGATAAGGCGTTAATCCGGAACCTGATTACTAAAAAATGGAACCTATATGTCTTGCGACATTCCGCGCTCACTCAAAAATCGCAAATCCTAAAGGAGCACGTCTTAAGAGACCACGCGGGATGGTCGATGTCAAGTAAAATGCCACAAACATATATTCATTATTTTGGTAATGAATCTGCAAAATCTCTTCTACAATATAAAGGGATACTTGATCCCCAAGACAAGGAAAATGACAACACTACCCTACGACCTAGACAGTGCCCTAATTGTAACGAACCTAATAAACTGCATTCAAAATTTTGTGTAAAATGCAGAATGGTTTTGACTTATGATTCCTATTCAGAAGTAAGAAATGAAGATAGACAAAAGATCGACAAACTTGAAAAAGATATGGGATTAATGAAAGAAGGAATGAACAAGATCCTTTTGCTTATTCAACAAAACAATGACTTAGCAAATGTAAAACCAGAAGTCTTACAGACAGTAATAGAAAAGGAGTAAGCTTATTTTACATCTATTGGCAATGAAAATTAATTCTTGAACATCCTATCTTCTGCCGTACTTGTATCCATGAACAATATCCAATAATCAATTAAATCATGTATTTTCTTTACCATTTTATTATCTATGTTATTATTTTTGTTACCGATTTTATAGTCAATGAATTCCTCATTTACTTCGGTCTTATAATCAATCTCATACAACAAATTAGTGGCATCGATATTTCTTGTCCAAAGAAGATCTAACACTTTGTACAGCTCGTTATCAATACCAACAGCCGTACAAACTCTTGAAAGATTGCATACTTTGTCAATTATGAATTCTTTTTTGCCACTCAGAAATGTATTGTAAATATCTGTTTTCTTAATTTGCTCAGGAGCATAACTTCTAGTTGAAAATTGGTCTTCCTCAATTACAATCGAATACATTTTTCTTTGACTTTCAAAATAGCAATCATATAGTTTGTTTCTACTAATACGATTTATAGGTTTGAAAGGTAGTAAAACAATCAAATTAAAAGTGTAAATATCATTAATTACATCTATTAGCCTAAATGGGGCCAAAGTTAAGTGGTCCATGATCCGGCGATAATATTGGTGGTCGACGGTATTTGGATGTTTTGAAATCTGAAAACCATTGTTTTTCTTTTCTTGAAGTATATCATAGAATATTCTGAAGCGCAAAAATATTTCATCCAAATCTCTTGGGACGGTCATAAGTAGGTTATCAGGACTCAGCGTCAACTTATACGACCTTGCATTCTCCTTATCCTTCCTTTGGATAATGACTCCTTCTCCGACTAGCTTATCGATCATTTTTCTCACCGTCACCCTAGACCCTTTTGATTCATTTTCACAGTATCTAATTGATTCTTCTTTTGAACAATCAGGATGGTTTTCAATGTAGTTTATTATAGCCTTTCTTAAGGATTTGTTAGTAAGGCTTGTTACCGTGATATCGTCTTTATCCATTCGTATAGTTTTTAGTATACTAGTATATCTATATATACATATCAATAAGTTGTTGTATATAATTATTGACAATGGCTACTATAGTTATTGAGAAGGATACTCGAAGTAGATTACGCAAGACGGGCACCAAAGATCAGACGTATGATGACATAATAAACAGGCTCTTGGATATATCGATAAAAAGTCCAACTGATTTTACAGAATCAGCTGAACAGGAACGTAGATAGAAATTGACTAAGGAATCATTTTCTACAAATAATACATACCCTGGACATAAATTTAAAGATATATGCAATGGCTTTGGTTGTATCAATAAACAAACTGAAAAAATTGAAGTAAGAGCAGGTACGTTTGGAACTATTTTACTTTATCTCTGCGATGAATGCATAACCAAGTTCCAACCATTCCAAAAGAATAGTGGGTTTGATACCTAATTGAGAAATAATAATAGTCCAAATGATTGGGCAGATTACTGGTATCACGAAATAGGAGTTAATGTTATACCTGCAAATACAATGAAGAAGGAGACCTTCTTCAGGTGGTCACAGTTTCAAGAAACATCGATACCGACTGACCTATTTGACGGGCTAAAGGAAAATTATAATTTTAAAGATGGTATGGCCATTATAGCCGGGGAAATATGGCGAGGAAAATACAAAGATAAATATCTCGCATGTATTGACTTTGACAATAAAAAAGGTATTGAGGAATTCTTGGAAAGTTTTCCAGAAGCTCATTCATTGGATGATCTAGCAAAGATGACCATCGTGGAACAGCATCCTGACAATCCTGAGAAAGCACATGTTTATTTTATTGTAGAGAAGCCGTTGTCCAAGAGGAGCGGATTACATACTTCGACCAAAAACACAGAAGCGGGTGAAATTCCCGCTATTGAAGTAAAGTCCATAGGCCAACATGGGATAATGTATTGTACTCCATCACAGCACAAAAATGGATCATATTATCAAATTGTTGGTACAAATGTACCGAATGTACTTACCAGTGTGGAGTCTGAAAAACTAGAGCTTTTACTCAATCAAATTTATATTAAGTATGGACACCCAGGAGGAGATAAAAAGTCAAGTGAAAATCATGTTTCTATTACAGAATTATTCAAAAAAGATTTTAAGATTTATGAGGGTAGCAATAGACATGAAGCCCTTCTCCGTATGATGGAATCCCTAATCCAGAGGAATTCAGGGATTGTATCAGATGAAATCATCAAAGGTTGGATTAACGGACTAAACATTCAACATTGTGATCCTCCATTAGAAGAAAAGGAAGTCCAAAAACTTTGGAATAGCGCCAAGAAATTTATTGATAGAAAAAAAAAGGAAGGAGCTCAGGAA
This Candidatus Nitrosocosmicus oleophilus DNA region includes the following protein-coding sequences:
- a CDS encoding aminotransferase class V-fold PLP-dependent enzyme, with amino-acid sequence MSNQENMTFFDKEMLESISTDFYITKKKIYLNNGSITPLPISTIKSITDFNIRYSEVGPDSKEFTGYLDELKLETRKRVADLLNGHEDEIIFTQSTTEGINMISNGLPWKGNDKLLIRNSLNEHFSNYLPWIKLSAEKNLQVRTFPEEKVGIYGESLIENFTSIYEKNTFKLVSTSHVIYNDGSITPIEKMGNIIKKSNKDTLFSIDGAQSVGSLITDVRKMKCDFLTFPSFKWLCGPLGVGILYVKKQVMEDLSPMFIGSGTAELVSLKNKNAKVDKIKKSRESTKYHKYPEKYQATFRNFPGLAGLEASLRYLLRIGIDNIFQRNKFLASILRQELMKMNELVLHEAASEDFRSSLVSFSFRKQNNARIQKLNARLQKEGVILAGREIGTKKILRASPHFYNSEDEMVRTGNTIKSLIKVLD
- a CDS encoding Lrp/AsnC family transcriptional regulator codes for the protein MPTAYVLLNCDLGSESEIIKKIKQVPEVIEVNGVFGVYDIIVRISSDNMDKLREIITWQIRKIDKVRSTLTMIVIEGQSR
- a CDS encoding site-specific integrase, which encodes MGSNPTPRAYLGYLYDNFKSNDNTNDFRTTHLAHETILGFEEEDKNRTISEKIYSITKSCSKPYFNKILIELYNHNTENANTVCDYLISEETEINIKNSTKEGRIKILVWLSVFHENKKLFSKMSKQDILSFLNNLRRPVSEDPTQRWVGSYNGRQIILNKFFRWLYNPQEPNQSQRITPECMIGIKQLPRKEKTPYSPSDLWEPLEHTIFLRYCPNVRDRCYHALANDMSARPHEILNLKIKDIIFKKTKDNKQYAEVLIKGGKTKSRTVPLIDSIPYVKELINLHPTGSNPDSWLFVSKPNTAFGSKLTLDGLTYQYKYFYKIRFFPRLLEDQTVPEADKALIRNLITKKWNLYVLRHSALTQKSQILKEHVLRDHAGWSMSSKMPQTYIHYFGNESAKSLLQYKGILDPQDKENDNTTLRPRQCPNCNEPNKLHSKFCVKCRMVLTYDSYSEVRNEDRQKIDKLEKDMGLMKEGMNKILLLIQQNNDLANVKPEVLQTVIEKE
- a CDS encoding DUF7557 family protein, producing the protein MATIVIEKDTRSRLRKTGTKDQTYDDIINRLLDISIKSPTDFTESAEQERR